From the genome of Eucalyptus grandis isolate ANBG69807.140 chromosome 2, ASM1654582v1, whole genome shotgun sequence, one region includes:
- the LOC104422924 gene encoding probable calcium-binding protein CML27, with the protein MATPPTPTQAPTPAAAAAAAAAPPHLPHMTDEELRKVFDQFDANGDGKISAAELSQVLAAMGSAVPPEDLDRAMAEIDADGDGFISLPEFAGLCRSGPSPDADLRDAFDLYDQDRNGLISAAELHLVLNRLSMNCSVEDCARMIKSVDGDGDGNVNFEEFRKMMASKGPGN; encoded by the coding sequence ATGGCGACCCCACCGACTCCGACCCAAGCCCCGAcgccggcggcggcagcggcggcggcggcggccccgCCCCACCTCCCCCACATGACCGACGAGGAGCTCCGCAAGGTGTTCGACCAGTTCGACGCCAACGGCGACGGCAAGATCTCCGCCGCGGAGCTCTCCCAGGTCCTCGCCGCCATGGGCTCCGCCGTCCCGCCCGAAGACCTCGACCGCGCTATGGCCGAGATCGACGCCGACGGGGACGGCTTCATCAGCCTCCCCGAGTTCGCCGGCCTCTGCCGGTCCGGCCCCTCCCCCGACGCCGACCTCCGCGACGCCTTCGACCTCTACGACCAGGACCGGAACGGCCTCATCTCCGCCGCGGAGCTCCACCTGGTGCTCAACCGCCTCAGCATGAACTGCTCCGTCGAGGACTGCGCCCGGATGATCAAGTCggtcgacggcgacggcgacggcaacgtCAATTTCGAGGAGTTCAGGAAGATGATGGCGTCGAAAGGCCCTGGTAATTGA
- the LOC104422909 gene encoding golgin candidate 2, translating to MSDWFTSKLKAAESILQKIDQQAAESLRKDERPQSDGLSVDTVTRTGGPVPLKDQLKKKSPDNSDHGGRLFSDFSSSTISQHESNKGIVSASSPKPNPTPNSNVTDGDWTELLSSQNPPLASPVKRGNGLPGVVGGKNSYRRQGSFGSNSMSMELKRNQKTSNTVAKVSRRSGSLRDNRLNGKPADAEDSGLSDSTGMSMTPDVNSANNGKSVEQQALHQKVAKGNMMLKALPKESMENVGQLNVVPLRENVSHLVDGSGSTVLPISAVDAASQLKVGFNRDGHGVQGTLGTSVPRDVNGISDAGSASETSSGSASNSESEDEREREERRKRREKILAEKAAAKSVEAIRERENMVARLEGEKQSLEKIIEERAKQQVKEASELQTTMMETMDAVELEKQKHNNTRMEALARLAKLETANADLAKSLATAQWNLEVEVKKVAELRQQIELKEVAHEELRRRISNSHQTGPSGKQLASTKALEVERELLEAECSFLADKIEKLEEKAKNIEANIEMTRKEMEEPTEVELELKRRLGQLTDHLIQKQAQVEALSSEKATLVFRIETASRMLDEGNSAINVDSFSSVPLKDIETGTWELFNSRTRPSLEAKIRSGREQLHVLLRQLDAIILAGSVFLKRNPTAKIWSLVYVVCLHLWVLYIFTSHTQPTPDTRSGAVVSLENMNSSGV from the exons ATGTCGGACTGGTTCACCTCCAAGCTCAAAGCCGCCGAGAGTATTCTTCAGAAG ATCGATCAGCAAGCGGCCGAGTCGCTCCGTAAGGATGAGAGGCCTCAATCTGATGGTTTAAGCGTTGACACTGTGACGAGGACTGGAGGCCCGGTGCCTTTGAAGGatcaattgaaaaagaaatcgcCGGATAATAGTGACCATGGGGGTAGATTATTTAGTGATTTCAGCAGTAGCACGATTAGCCAACATGAAAGTAATAAGGGGATTGTGAGCGCTTCGAGCCCGAAACCCAATCCGACACCTAACTCCAATGTTACTGATGGTGACTGGACTGAGCTGTTGAGCTCGCAAAACCCACCATTAGCCTCCCCTGTGAAACGTGGCAATGGGTTGCCTGGGGTCGTCGGTGGTAAGAATAGCTACAGGAGGCAGGGGAGCTTTGGTTCTAATTCGATGTCGATGGAGCTGAAGAGGAACCAAAAGACCAGTAATACTGTTGCGAAAGTGTCTAGGAGGTCAGGCAGTCTCAGGGACAACAGGTTGAATGGGAAACCTGCTGATGCGGAAGACTCTGGGTTATCTGATTCTACAGGCATGAGCATGACTCCAGATGTTAATTCAGCAAACAATGGGAAGTCCGTGGAGCAACAAGCTTTGCATCAGAAGGTTGCAAAAGGAAATATGATGCTTAAAGCATTGCCTAAGGAGAGTATGGAGAATGTTGGGCAATTGAATGTTGTCCCCCTTCGGGAGAATGTCTCTCATTTAGTAGATGGCAGTGGTTCCACTGTTCTACCAATCAGTGCTGTTGATGCTGCTTCTCAATTGAAGGTAGGATTTAATAGAGATGGTCATGGGGTACAGGGCACTTTGGGTACTTCTGTTCCTAGAGATGTCAATGGGATAAGTGATGCTGGTTCAGCCTCAGAGACTTCATCTGGTTCAGCATCCAATTCTGAGAGTGAAGATGAAcgggaaagagaggagagaagaaaaagaagggagaagatTCTTGCTGAGAAAGCAGCAGCTAAGTCTGTTGAGGCCATTAGAGAACGTGAGAATATGGTTGCAAGGTTGGAGGGAGAGAAGCAGAGTTTGGAGAAAATAATCGAAGAAAGGGCAAAGCAACAAGTGAAAGAG GCTTCGGAACTGCAGACAACAATGATGGAGACTATGGATGCTGTGGAGCTGGAAAAGCAGAAACACAATAATACCAGAATGGAGGCCCTTGCACGGTTAGCTAAACTGGAG ACAGCAAATGCTGACCTAGCCAAATCTCTTGCAACTGCACAATGGAATCTTGAAGTAGAG GTGAAGAAGGTGGCTGAACTTCGGCAACAAATTGAGTTGAAAGAAGTAGCCCACGAAG AACTAAGAAGGAGGATCTCCAACAGCCATCAGACGGGACCCTCTGGAAAGCAG TTAGCCTCTACAAAGGCATTGGAAGTTGAACGAGAGCTGCTTGAGGCAGAGTGTTCTTTTCTTGCTGACAAAATTGAGAAGTTGGAGGAAAAG GCCAAGAATATTGAAGCAAACATTGAAATGACAAGGAAGGAAATGGAGGAGCCAACGGAAGTAGAACTTGAGCTGAAGCGACGGCTGGGTCAGTTGACTGACCATCTAATTCAGAAACAAGCCCAG GTCGAAGCTTTATCCTCGGAGAAGGCAACTCTCGTCTTCAGGATTGAG ACGGCCTCGAGGATGCTGGACGAGGGCAATTCAGCTATCAATGTGGACAGCTTCTCCAGCGTTCCCTTGAAGGACATAGAGACGGGCACCTGGGAGCTATTCAACTCGAGGACGAGGCCCTCACTGGAAGCCAAAATCCGGTCCGGGAGGGAGCAACTGCACGTGCTGCTCCGGCAGCTGGACGCCATAATCTTGGCCGGTTCCGTTTTCCTGAAGAGGAACCCCACGGCCAAAATCTGGTCTCTTGTCTACGTCGTGTGCCTCCACCTGTGGGTGCTCTACATCTTCACGTCCCACACGCAGCCGACGCCCGACACCCGATCAGGTGCCGTCGTGTCCTTGGAAAACATGAACAGCTCGGGCGTCTGA